The Glycine soja cultivar W05 chromosome 9, ASM419377v2, whole genome shotgun sequence sequence AGCGAAAATGACACACTACACGAAAAGTCGAAGGATATATATTTCAAGTACATCTGCATTCAACTCATCACTTATCATACCTAtatttcaagtaattttttactTGCTATATAAGACTAGATATGACACAGTACTTTGCTACCACTTacttaataaagaaaatgacaGTGATATATCTTTGGGTACAATAGtttattaaacaataattaGTTATCAACATTTGTGGTTCTAAATAATAAGGAGTTAAACAGGTTTAAATTCAACATAAATAACACAAATATTGAGAAAATTTTAGGTCCATTATTTATTCAAGTTTTAGGTTAGTTAGAAGAAGttgagcaaaataaaaataataacgaGTTCAACATAGCCTTATATTATTAGGTTAGTTAGAAGAAGTtgagcaaaataaaaattaggttAATAAGAATATTAGCTAGGTTAATTTAATGACTCAATAattacttattaatttattatcttttcctAGTATGTAAGTCACTTATATACCTACCTTCTCTAGTCTTTGGCTTGTTTGCCAAATTTTATAAACTTAcacttttaattagtttttataaaatgtaaatttgatcaatttagtgtttaaaataaatcaaggtTTTTACCTCCTAGGGACCAACGCTTGTTATGGACCAATTCTTAAGGCCTCACCTAGCCTATTTCAAAGCCCAGGCTGGTCTAATAAGCCTGAAATTAACTTTGTCACCTCATTCTCAGTCTCGCCAACAAACGAATAGCAGTCCCAAATTTTCCATcaatctaattttattttatttatttttatttctagccATGATTGTTTCTGTTTGTTTGGATTCAGCTCTAGTCTTTTGTGTTGGAAACAGTTTCTTGTTCTGATTCAGCTGTAGTTTTGTGTTTGATAGtaaattaaaaagacaaaagaaatCACAAAGTGCATACAACGGGGGAACACATGAATGCATCATATAAAAAGTCATTAATgacataagaagaaaaaagggcTTCAGGCCAAGAAAGAGTAGAGTTGTTCCTTCTTTATCACATTGGACAATGGTGAAGGGTCTGTTAGCTATTTTATAGTGTCATTTAAAGGACGGTGTTTAGTTTCTTTCTGGGGTCTGAGAATTGAATATGGATTTAGACCATATAGTTCAGTAAACCAATGTTTTCCAACTTTCTTTGGCAATGGTATTAGTGTTATTGTGACTGGAGAACCTAATGTTGGACGATTAGTTTTGTTTGGTTTCATTTTATTCTGGGTCTTTGCTGCTTCTTTAataacttgtttctttttcttctttatttatcaccCTATCTCCTGGCTTAATTTGCTCATGGTAAGGCCCTTCTATTTTATGAACATGCATGAGCAAGATGCTTGGAGCAATTAGCTCTTTACCACAGAGTTCGTAGGTACAACTAAAGGCTACTTCGTGGTTGAGCGATAAACACGAAGTTACCCTCCCTAAAGGGTGTTACTACTCTTTGCTATTCATCAATGGATTGGAACTTGGAACATGGAACATGCTTAAAATATGATGGGGTGAGTTACatggttaataaaaaaagaagttaactGATGTATTTACAAAGGACAACCAAAAGAGTATGAACTAAAATCTCAAAGCTTTGAAGGAAAGGTGGATATGGAGATGGAGGAGGAGAAACGCTAAACATCAATCAAAACAATGAATGTGgtgaatttttaaattctcaTGCAATGGTGAAAGTAGCAGATtttgaaaaagataataataaatgagCGAGTTTGATATGGAACTCTTGAAAGGGATAGCAAGTTTCATGTAGCATGGGCCAGGCTCTAAAGCTAGCAATGTTGTTTCTGAGTACAAATGGCAGCCTAGTGGAAAGACTAACCAATCTTCATGAAGCAAGGTTTGATCCTTTAGAGGAGTTGCTGTTAAGGATCCATCTGCTCCCCATGGAGTTCGACTTTTGATCGAGGACTATCCTTATGCTTCTGATGGGCTACAAATATGGGATGTTATCAAGTCTAAAGGATATTGAACCTACAAACTAGTGTCATCAGCATGATGAGAAAGAGTCAAGcattttctcttcatttcttTAGTATTCATCAATTGCCTACAACTCTAATATACATAATTGACCAAAAGACTCAAGCAATTGACCAGAGGAACAAAAGCAGCAAAGTAGGTAGCCTTACCGGAGTTATTGCTATCCTAGCAATTAcatcaaaacattcaaacaTTGCAGCAACACCAACAATCAATGCATTGCAGTTCACACACGTAAACTAGTATCAAAGattcaaaaattgaagaaatgggATACCTGAAAATTGCTGAAGAAACTAGAAAAAGCAACGCAAACAATAGATGGACCATCTTTCTGCTCAGACCCTACCCAATCAATTTTCACTAACCCAATCAGTCACTTCATACCTAACCACTATTTACAACATTGAACAAAAAAGTACAGGACAAATTAGTAAACTATATTACTTTTACACACAGTGACAATGGCAGTGACAATGAAAAAGAGTGAACACCCACTGAAACAGAGACAATGGCAGTGAAAAAGAGTAAACTATActacaaatgaaaaagagacCAAGCTTACCTCAAACCCAAACAGTGACAATGGCTGTGAGATCTAACAAAATGGCATGAAACTTGAAGCTTTCCTCGTACCTCAATCAGCAATACTACAATTGAAgacgtattattattattatcatcaataaaacaTGAACACCCATGGAAACTTAGCATACACGAAGTTGACCTACGTACCTCGCGGAGAAAGCTTTAAGCTTTAAGCACCCATGAGTGTTTCAGCACCCTAGTACCAAGAGTGTATGTAGGGTTCTCTTCGAGCCACACTTCCAAGAGCAGTGTAGGGGGTTTTGTGGGTTCGAGCGAGGGGTTTCCGGCACTATtgaaaataatgtgggacaATGTGGATGTCGAGGGAGCGGTTTTCGGAAGATTTCAGGCGGGAGGAAAAAGACAAGAGCGATTTCAAGAAGGAGGACAAAGAGAAGAGGGAGGGCAAGGTTTTCGAGCGCGCGGGTTGTGAAATGTCAAgttttaacttataaacataacaacatcgtttttttaaggataaccgatgttaactgaatatagttaacatcggttttggaaaagccgatgttaacatcaaatagattacatcggttttttaaaaaaaccgatgttaagatcaACTCCTTAACATCGGCTTTCTCCAAACTGATGTTAACTCtatgaagttaacatcggttttgccaaaaccgatgttaccatattcatcttaacatcatgttaacatcggttttttaaataactgatgttaacatgaagtagttaacatcggctttgctaaaaccgatgttaagtaactccatttaattacaaaaatgccaccgcgctttcgttagcatcggtttttgaaataatcgatgttaatggagcgatgtagaaagcctttttttagtagtgaaccAAACTACCTTTGTAGTGGTAAAAGCCATGACACGATATTTGGCTTCTGTAGAAGAACGAGAGAGAatgtcttctttcttcctcttacAAGAGATAAGAGAGTCTTTTAAGAAAATGCAAAAACCATGACACGATATTTGGCTTCTGTAGAAGAACGAGAGAGAatgtcttctttcttcctcttacAAGAGATAAGAGAGTCTTTTAAGAAAATGCAAAAACCTGTGGTAGACTTACAATCGATGGGGTCACCAACCCAATCTGCATCAGAGTAAGCACACaactacaaaagaaaaagatgagggAAAGAGAAGACCTTGAAATTGAGTGCCTCAAAGATATCTAAGAATTCGAAGAACAATTTCCCAATGCATTGTAGTAGGAAAAACAACAAATTGACTGGCAACATGCACAACATAAGCAATATTAGGTCTATTAATAGTGACATACACCAAATTTCCAACCATAGTACAATACAAAGTGGGATCAGGTAAAGGGACACCATCAAAGGAGACATTTTTCATTGAGCTTAAGAGGGGTGTCTATTGTTCGAGTATCAGAAAGACAAGCATGTTCAAGAACGTTGACAATATACTTAGATTGAGAGAGAAGATAACCTCTAGGAGAATAGGCAACTTCAATCCCCAAGAAATAATGAAGAGAACCTAAATCATTCATCTCAAGCTTTCTTCTTAATTGCATTTTTAACTTTGCAATCCCATCCACATCATCCCCTGTGATAATAATGTTGTCAACATATAAGGAGAGCATAATACAACCATGAGGAGTGATATTCAAAAACAAGGCAAAATCATAATCACTAGAACAAAAGCCGAGATGCAATGACAATGGAGAACTTCTCAAACCAAGCTCATGGAGCTTGTTTGAGGCCACAAAAAGTCTTCTTTAACTTAAACACCTCCCTTAGATTATGAGAAAAACCTATAGGATGTTGCCAAAAGGGATCAACAATAGCCTCTTTGTAAGAAGAGGTCTCAAACAAATTGTGAATGGGGGTTAGGAAAGAAGCAAAAGAAGTAGAATAAATGGAGTAAACAAAATTTGGTGATTTAATGGACTTACAAACAAGTGGAGGATAATAGGAGGAGCAGGATCAACAACCGAGGGAGGTTATTTGGAAGCCATGGGGACATCTTGATTTATAGAACTACTAGTTTCAACCTGGAAAGTCTCAACCTCAAAGTTATTTGGATCACCACTATCCATGGGAAAATGATCAATATGAGTGAGATCAATCAGACCTTGTAGGATCATTTTCCCATGGATACTGGTGATCCTTTTAAATTTCCCAAGGATCAATACCATGTTGTCTTTCTTATTCTCACAACCATTTTATTCCCcaattcatttaaatttctctcccaacacacacatcaaatagtgcacttaatgcatatgaaattaaaaaactaccccaaatacaaaaactagtctaggtgacctaaaatacaagggctaaaaaatcctacatgaCTAGGGTATCTTAAACTTGTGGGAtatcctccctacactatggagtcctaaatacaatgcccaaaaaaataatgaaaccctaaactaatatgtacaaagataagtaggCTCATACTTAGATCATGGGtccaaaaatctaccctaaggctcatgagaaccctagggccttctcctatATCCCTAGCCTAATCTTCCTGGAGTATTCTAGTCATGGCTCTGGTGATAGGTCTcctccttgggaggattgcatcaatactCACCACCCAAATCACATCGAAAACACCTAATAACAATACTATGTTGAGTTTTAACCAAAGCACAAAACATatggtaaatataaaaaaaatttagaatgaTGTTTCATAAGAGAAATCCATCAATAATGAGTATGATCATTAATAAATGATACATAATATCGAGATCCACATTTGGTTAGAATCAATGAGGGACCTCATACATCAAAATGGACCAAGTCAAAGGGTGCATAAGAGGTTGAAACACTCTTGCTAAAAGGTAAAGCAGGAAATTTAGCAAGTTTACAACCACAATAATTAGAAATATCATTGGTTTGTAACTTTCCTAAAGCTCTAGTAGAAGCCAAGTATTTTAATCTAGAGGAAGAAACATGTGTGAGACACGAATGCCATAAATAGAAACTAGATGATGATGAATTCAGATAAAAAGATGATAGATCAATAGTGTACCCTACAACATCTGGAACCTTCAACTCATCCAACATATAGAGTCCCCTATGTTTACGCCCTATCCCAAACAGCCTCCCCGATTGTGGATCCTGCACATAACAATTAGTGGAAGAAAACAATATTGAATAACTAGAATCACATAGTTGACCAACAGAGGCAAGATTCAAAATGAGCTTAGGAATATAGTAAACATTCAAAAAGGACAAATTAGATATGGAGATGAATCCAATGCCTGCTAATGGCATTGGGGTACCATCAGCAATTATGATTGATATAAACAAGATAGGATTTAAAGACACAAGACTTAGGATCATATGGCATGTGATGTGATGCTCCAGAATCAAGAATCCAAATGGATGATGACATACTTGACAAACTAGGGAAAGACAAACCTTTTAAGGTGGAGGCAAACATTGCATGTGATAGAGtaacaataaattttgaatctATTCTGCAAGATCTACTTGTGAAGTGGCATCAAAAGTGGATGTGTGTGTCTAGCACCAGGAACAACAACATTGGATGACAGAGATTTAAAGCTTCTTTGGTTTGACTAATTATGAGGAGGACACCATGGAGATTGTTGATGTGACTTCAACAATTTTGGACATTGTGCTTTCCAATTATCATTCCCCTTATAGTAATTGTGTTCATCATGACCAACTTTTCCTTGCGACTTACTTTTGTTAAACTAAACAACAAAAACTGATGGAGGGGTAGAGAATTCCTTTGTCAGAACCAGAGTTGGACTTAAGTCATATTTCTTCTACCAATGGCTCATTAACTACAACATCAACATTGGGAAGGGGACAACAATGTAATATCATCtcataaagcccctcaaaataATCTTGAAGGGCCACAAAAACTGAACCAAATGTTGTAGCTCTCTAAATTCAGTATACGCTTTGAGTGCTTGCAATTATGCAGGTTCATTAAGATCCAATTGACCCCAAAAATTAGACATAACATAATAGAATTTGTGAATGCTCATGTTATCTACTTAAGAGCTTGAATATCAATTTCCAACTAGTATTgtgttagtcgtcatttacgactaacttttgtatagaaaagtgttataaaatgtttgtcttttcccccaatttatggttctttttgtagatttgtacatatttttaggtttagctTAATTTTGTTCAGTAGAAATGCCCAACATTATGAATTTAATGTGtttcaacttcaatttcaaGTAAATAGGATGAAATTTGTGAAGGCTAgcagctggtgtctcgctaagcgaggcttgtgcgcttagcgagagtcATGCACTAAGCGAGGCACTCAGCCCGCTTAGCGAGTTGGGAGAATCTGGAGGAGAATTTGAGAAGCATCTGCGCGCTCAGTGCATCATCAACTCGCTCTGCGAGACATTTGTCTCtttttgcgctaagcgcaaaaaTGGCACTAAGCAAGCCTTCGAGGACAGAAAGTCctttttaaggctgaagttaGAAAAATCAAGCATAGAGCATGGATTAGAACATAGAGAGCATAACAGAGGCAAAAAACAGAGCAAGGAAGCCAAAAACCTTAGCTTTCAAGAGGATCTTAGGTTTAGGAGTAATTtctaggttcctagaggtggaggagacatccccaccattgtgtaatatgttattttcttcttaaaccCTCATCTTGTAGCTGGAAGGTGTTGCCTTATGATGGAAGACTAAGTATCTCTGTTGGGAAATTCTGCTGGAACATGATGTAAATTCTTAACTATCTATTGaaagttgttttatgtgttcattgcttctatctacacttaattattgcatgtttttggtctgatcacccattggtgtataaagttaggatttttagcattggaaaatgtattaatcctttgaactggatagagcagggctagataactgcaTTACTAGACATAGAGTGTagggttttagtttttgatatgttgtgattgtaatgttgttcggttaggctaagttcgacgAGACATCCGAGAACgaggtttaattagaattagtccATTCACGCGAGGAATCGATGTTTGGTATTTTAGTCCTTAGCATAGAACAcggaaataacattaaatagagattaatattttaattacatcaaacgttcagtagaaggacccaacgTTTTAATCATCTGTTTTCTCTCCTGTTTTGATAAGCGCATTTGTAGTTCTTTTAGATTTACAGTACATAcatctttgatttaattttgtttacatGGCTTTATATCAATGTCTACTTGTTGAATGAAACTTTACcaaataaaacaagttccctgagttcaatACTCGGTTTCTTACCGTTTTGTTATTACTTAACGACTCGGTACACTTTCCGATAAAGTTCGGGACTATCCTAGAGTTCAAACATATTGTATTGGAAAATTAGACTGTACATACAACATTTTCAAATGGTCCCAAATAGCCTTAGCCAAATCATACTTTACAAGTTGCATCCCTATcgattttgaaatataattattgGTCCAAGTAATAATCGTTGAGTTGTTGACTTCCCAAGTTTCCAACTCCTTTGCAGGTTTCGCATTCTGCTCATGTTGAGGCTTAGCAAAAGTTCCATCAACATAATCTCACATTGTCTTGTCTTTCAAGAAATTTTTCATTACATAGCTTCAATATGAATAATTTTGTCCATTCAACTATACACTAATTGATTGAAGAGAATCATCTTTCTCACCCACCATATTTGGCTGACCAAAATAATAACAGagtgcaacaaaaaaaaaaacacagcaaAACAGATTGTCGAACCACTAAGTCGGAATAGAAACAAAGCTACAAAAGAACATAGAGGATTGCAACAATTAGATGATGCACGAACTGGAAGCGTGACGAAGTTGGGGTTGCGAAACCATAGAGGTAGATGCGACAAAACTGGATCGCAAACTGGGTTGGGAACAGGGTCACAAATTGGGTtgaacaaatcaatttttaacCCCATAAAAGTTGTGCACATCGCTACAGTAACTCCCAATCACGAACCAAACTCTTTGATACCATGTTAAcatagagaagagaagaaacatAGTGGAGAAGAAGAAATGGAGCTAGGGTTCTATAACATTAGCAATCTGTGAAGTATGTATAATACAAGACACAAAAGAGTAATATATAAATGATGGAACGACTAAACTTTCCTTAGCTAATATATCTAATATTATCTAACAATAGATATCATCATGCATGCATACATCCACAACATATACCGAGTCTCAAGAGTACCAATACATATATACTAAAGTTGTTCTTCAACATACCACTTTACTTCAATTTACTAAGGTAAAGCTAAAAGGGCCTGTGATTGCTTCTCATAGCGGAAACCATTTGACATCGAGTCATCAGCAGACCACACAAAGATACCATGGAGTTTTTGCTGACTCTTTAGTGTATGGCAAGCCGTGAAGAACCCACCATCTGGGGATAACCCACCACTCCCTTCAGTACTGAAACTCACCAAGACTTTTCCACCGTTATAGTTTGAACTTTGTGCATTGAAGTAACCAATAAATTGGTCCACGGTAGTGCCCTTATCATACGCATAAAATTGGAAGTTAACATAATCTATGAGGTTCCCGTAACTCTTCCACAAGGTCAAGTAGTGACTCTGAACTTGGTCATCGTCAAATGGAGCAATAGAAGCAAAAGAAATGACCCCATTGGATTTTAGGGTTTTGATTAGCCTTCCCAGACACTCAGAAAAGGTTTCAGGGTCTGCCTTGAAATGCTCGTAGTCAATGTCAATTCCATCCAAGTTGTACTctttgatgatgcttgtgaGTGAAGAAACCGCGTTGGAAACCCACGAATCAATGGAAGATGGATTGAAGTTAGCGTTGCCACCTCCGACGACACTGTCCCCTCCGAGACTTAGGGCTACTTTGATGTTTGAGTTTTTTCTCTTGATGGCAGAAACTTGGGTGGGGCTAAGGTTGTCGGTGTCCCAAAAGACGTTGAACTTTCCATTGGTGGGAGAGGGGGATGATGAGGTGTCGTAGTCGATTGCGAAGGAGAGAATGAAGTGGAATTGGACACTTGGGTTGATGGGAACATCAGAGAATTTAACGTTGTTGAACTCAGCTCCAATGTATTCTCGAAATAAGTTTGAGCTTGAGGAGGGGGTTGCATGGGTTGATGTGAGTAGTAGTAAGAAGATGAGGAAGAAAGGTTTAAGAGTGCAAAGCTTGGAAGTGGGAAAAAGTTCCATCGTCATCACGTCACTAAGAAAATTAAGCTAGAGTTCAAAGGCTGTGTTAATGTTATGCTTGGTGATGATGCATTGTTTTGGTACGCTTATATATAATGGATAGAGTATATATGAATGTTGAGAATGGAAAATGAAgtgcaaaatataaaattcgATGCATGTTCGTGCCCATATGGTCGTCCTTCATTGATTATATTTCAGAAACGTTGAAATTGATCGACAATTTTAATTAGCTTTGGCCGAAGctcttattttgtttcttttggcaGTAGAAAACCTCCATTCAATTaagtttgagtttttttatCCATAGACAACtagaatataaaatttgacaTGATTATTATATGCAACGAGATGCACGTAACTTTTAGTAAATcgacatatttatatttttcttatataaattatgagTATATTATCAATTTAATGAAGTGatgttgttcttataattatgcgtaattttttaaaaataatttagatatttgtatgtatgtatgtatatatatatataattatatatatataatctaataatatgaatttatttatattttaaataaaataaataaagtggcGGAATGCATCAGTAAACTTGAgttgaataaaaatttgtacATATGTATAATCTATTTCATGAAAATGTTCTATTGATgccatttataagaaaaaatattgaaagtcTAAGTTTGCCAAAACTTACATATTAGTTGGGTCATGTCCAATCCCATaaaaaattcaagtaaaattatattctataactaattatatatatatatatatatatatatatatatatatcttaaaaaataaataaatttttaaaatatttggttcTAAAAACACTCTACGAGATAACGTAAAGTAATTTTGAATTCAGTTTTCTAacgtgaaattttattttaaaatataaaagagattaactttaatttaatatatattaagaatttGTTATTATAGCTAGCAAGTATTTTATTGTGTATAGaatgcatattttaatttaaataatttttataaatataaagaaaaatatgtaaaattataaatattttatttaaataagtgagaaaataatttatatttagagGAAATGAGccaatttaagaaattaaaagtaattaattgaaGAGTAAAAGTAGTTCATATttgcaaaaataatataaaaaagttaataatagtCAAACATAAtactgagaaaaaaattat is a genomic window containing:
- the LOC114425859 gene encoding chitinase 2-like, with amino-acid sequence MTMELFPTSKLCTLKPFFLIFLLLLTSTHATPSSSSNLFREYIGAEFNNVKFSDVPINPSVQFHFILSFAIDYDTSSSPSPTNGKFNVFWDTDNLSPTQVSAIKRKNSNIKVALSLGGDSVVGGGNANFNPSSIDSWVSNAVSSLTSIIKEYNLDGIDIDYEHFKADPETFSECLGRLIKTLKSNGVISFASIAPFDDDQVQSHYLTLWKSYGNLIDYVNFQFYAYDKGTTVDQFIGYFNAQSSNYNGGKVLVSFSTEGSGGLSPDGGFFTACHTLKSQQKLHGIFVWSADDSMSNGFRYEKQSQALLALP